One Arthrobacter sp. StoSoilB19 DNA window includes the following coding sequences:
- a CDS encoding TetR/AcrR family transcriptional regulator has translation MTDVEKTAGTVVRPLTPRQRARAQTVADIVRLGRQHLATHGAAALSLRAVARDLGVVSSAVYRYVESRDELLTLLLIDAFGELGDAVDAAVAQAPEDDHTARFRALGRAVREWALREPSSYALLFGSPVPGYSAPAERTTGPGTRVIVSLIGILDAASRAGQLAVPAEGAPQLPPTLGRDLAAIRSEFGLDLPEELVARGVLVWSSLFGAVSFEVFNQYGPDTFHAPADLFDHHLAVLAGIAGLPAGASR, from the coding sequence GTGACTGACGTCGAAAAAACAGCCGGCACTGTTGTCCGCCCCCTCACCCCGCGGCAACGGGCAAGGGCGCAAACCGTGGCGGATATCGTCCGCCTGGGGCGGCAGCACCTGGCAACGCACGGTGCGGCCGCTCTCTCCCTGCGGGCGGTGGCGAGGGACCTCGGGGTGGTGTCCTCCGCGGTCTACCGCTATGTGGAGAGCCGGGACGAGCTCCTGACCTTGTTGCTGATAGACGCCTTCGGCGAGCTTGGGGACGCGGTGGACGCCGCCGTCGCCCAAGCGCCGGAGGATGACCACACTGCCCGCTTCCGGGCGCTGGGCCGCGCGGTCCGGGAATGGGCCCTGCGCGAGCCTTCCAGCTACGCGCTCCTTTTTGGCAGCCCCGTGCCCGGCTACAGCGCCCCGGCGGAGCGCACGACGGGCCCGGGCACCAGGGTCATCGTCAGCCTCATCGGCATCCTGGACGCAGCTTCCCGGGCAGGGCAGCTGGCAGTTCCGGCCGAAGGCGCACCGCAACTGCCGCCAACCCTGGGCAGGGACCTTGCCGCCATCCGTTCCGAGTTTGGCCTGGACCTTCCGGAGGAACTGGTGGCGAGGGGTGTCCTGGTGTGGAGCTCCCTCTTTGGTGCGGTCAGCTTCGAGGTGTTCAACCAGTACGGGCCGGATACCTTCCATGCGCCCGCTGACCTCTTCGACCATCACCTCGCCGTCCTGGCAGGCATCGCCGGCCTGCCGGCAGGGGCCTCCCGATAG
- a CDS encoding NAD-dependent epimerase/dehydratase family protein yields the protein MADVYVVTGAGPVGWTVAEQLADLGRQVRVLTRSGSGPQHPLIELMAGDAKDPEVLRSALAGARAVFHCIHGSAYTAAAWRAELPAAEQAVLTAAHQAGAVVVFPESLYSYSEPDSVMTEGSPRHAAGGKRGVRTELLRAREAATTPTVSVVAGDFFGPRVRMAHGGERMVVPILAGKNVSVVGSSRQPHSFTYVPDLATAMIAAADRPSAWNAVWHAPTGPALTQMELAHAFAAAAGRPAPKVRALPGWTLRTAGMLSTDARELAEMLYQFERPFIMDSAASQAALEVGPTPLETAAAATVDWWRQQG from the coding sequence ATGGCAGATGTGTACGTAGTAACCGGAGCGGGACCGGTGGGGTGGACGGTGGCCGAACAGTTGGCAGACCTGGGACGGCAGGTGCGCGTCCTCACGCGGTCGGGCAGCGGACCACAGCACCCGCTGATCGAGCTCATGGCCGGTGATGCGAAGGATCCCGAGGTTCTGCGATCAGCCCTGGCCGGCGCCCGGGCAGTCTTCCACTGCATTCACGGCTCGGCGTACACCGCCGCGGCATGGCGGGCGGAGCTTCCCGCCGCCGAGCAGGCGGTCCTCACTGCGGCGCACCAAGCGGGTGCCGTCGTCGTATTCCCGGAAAGCCTCTACTCCTACAGCGAGCCGGACAGCGTGATGACGGAGGGCAGCCCGCGCCACGCTGCGGGCGGCAAACGCGGGGTGCGGACGGAGCTGCTCCGGGCCCGCGAGGCCGCCACAACGCCAACGGTGAGCGTGGTGGCAGGCGACTTTTTTGGTCCCCGCGTCCGGATGGCGCACGGCGGGGAGCGCATGGTGGTGCCCATCCTGGCGGGGAAGAACGTCAGCGTGGTGGGCAGCTCACGGCAGCCGCACTCGTTCACGTACGTCCCGGACCTGGCCACGGCGATGATCGCGGCGGCGGACAGGCCCTCCGCCTGGAATGCCGTATGGCACGCCCCCACGGGTCCGGCCCTTACCCAGATGGAGCTGGCCCACGCCTTCGCCGCCGCGGCAGGACGGCCGGCGCCCAAGGTGCGCGCCCTGCCCGGCTGGACCCTCCGCACCGCCGGGATGCTCTCAACCGACGCCCGCGAGCTGGCCGAGATGCTGTACCAGTTTGAGCGGCCGTTCATCATGGACTCGGCCGCGTCCCAGGCTGCCCTGGAAGTCGGTCCGACTCCGCTGGAAACGGCTGCTGCCGCCACCGTGGACTGGTGGCGGCAGCAGGGTTAG
- a CDS encoding MMPL family transporter, with the protein MNRNKVAKERVPFWLRWLVPVVLVLIWLGLAGVGGPTFGRLEEVSSNDQASFLPASAEATEAQDWQAKFRDSDEVPGIIVIEKSEAFTPAQLGELATLKTSLEDLKLGSTVIGPIPSKDAKAVQFVVPVGSSVELKDAVKELRGTVTEAAPAGAQTFVTGPAGLAADLTAAFGGIDGILLLVALSAVFVILLIVYRSLLLPIMVLLTSVFALCAAILLVFGMAKAGWIQLNGQSQGILSILVIGAATDYALLFVARFREALTHTTNRTAAVLNAWKASFEPILASGATVIIALLCLLFSDLNSNKALGPVAAAGILCALFAALTLLPALMALLGRAAFWPFRPKLLPADQREPELVTGLEGQKGLWRATGSLVARRPRTVWVASVLLLLVAAGGLFQLKANGVPQTDVILTASNAVDGQDALARHFDAGSGSPAVVIADQAKAAEVLDRVKADDGVGEAYLLGPGSVPITGAPGAPSAPDVREGKVIINATLNDAADSLEAEETVKALRAGVKAVDPGALVGGVTATALDTNTTAQHDLVVIIPVVLVVILFILMLLLRSIVAPVLLVLSVVLSYAAALGVSAFVFNNILGFPGADATVPLFGFVFLVALGVDYNIFLMSRVREESLKHGTRPGILRGLVVTGGVITSAGVVLAATFAALGVIPIMFLVQLAFIVAFGVLLDTVLVRSLLVPALAYDIGPKIWWPSKLGRADGGNAARPREPGVEPLEEVPSR; encoded by the coding sequence ATGAACCGCAATAAAGTTGCCAAGGAGCGAGTCCCTTTCTGGCTGCGCTGGCTGGTCCCTGTCGTCCTGGTGCTGATCTGGCTGGGTCTCGCCGGGGTCGGCGGCCCCACCTTCGGCCGGTTGGAGGAGGTCTCCTCCAACGACCAGGCGTCATTCCTGCCCGCCAGCGCCGAGGCCACCGAGGCGCAGGACTGGCAGGCAAAGTTCCGGGACTCGGATGAGGTCCCGGGGATCATCGTCATCGAGAAAAGCGAGGCTTTCACTCCCGCCCAGCTGGGGGAGCTGGCCACGCTCAAGACCAGCCTTGAAGACCTCAAACTGGGCAGCACGGTGATCGGCCCGATTCCCTCCAAGGACGCCAAGGCGGTGCAGTTCGTGGTCCCGGTGGGGTCCTCGGTTGAGCTCAAGGATGCGGTCAAGGAACTCCGCGGGACTGTCACAGAAGCGGCCCCGGCAGGTGCCCAGACCTTCGTGACCGGCCCCGCCGGCCTTGCCGCCGACCTCACCGCAGCCTTCGGCGGCATTGACGGCATCCTCCTGCTGGTGGCCTTGTCCGCGGTGTTCGTCATCCTCCTCATCGTTTACCGGTCCCTGCTGCTGCCCATCATGGTGCTGCTGACCTCCGTGTTTGCCCTGTGCGCAGCAATCCTGCTGGTGTTCGGCATGGCCAAAGCCGGCTGGATCCAGCTCAACGGCCAAAGCCAGGGCATCCTCTCCATCCTGGTAATCGGTGCGGCCACGGACTACGCCCTGCTGTTCGTGGCACGCTTCCGGGAAGCGCTCACCCACACCACCAACCGCACCGCGGCTGTCCTGAACGCCTGGAAGGCGTCCTTCGAGCCCATCCTGGCGTCCGGCGCCACCGTGATCATCGCGCTGCTGTGCCTGCTCTTCTCCGACCTGAACTCCAACAAGGCGCTGGGACCGGTGGCGGCCGCAGGCATCCTGTGTGCCCTGTTCGCAGCGCTGACCCTGCTGCCCGCGCTGATGGCCCTGCTGGGCCGGGCAGCCTTCTGGCCGTTCCGTCCCAAGCTCCTCCCTGCAGACCAGCGTGAACCCGAACTGGTTACGGGCCTGGAAGGCCAGAAGGGGCTGTGGCGTGCCACCGGTTCGCTGGTAGCGCGGCGGCCCAGGACCGTCTGGGTGGCTTCGGTCCTCCTGCTGCTGGTTGCGGCAGGCGGCCTGTTCCAGCTGAAGGCCAACGGCGTACCGCAGACCGACGTCATCCTCACCGCCTCCAACGCCGTCGACGGCCAGGACGCACTGGCCCGCCATTTCGACGCCGGCAGCGGCAGCCCCGCCGTCGTGATTGCTGACCAGGCCAAGGCCGCCGAGGTGCTGGACCGCGTGAAAGCGGACGACGGCGTGGGCGAGGCCTACCTGCTGGGCCCGGGCAGCGTCCCCATCACCGGAGCCCCCGGGGCTCCCAGCGCCCCGGACGTCCGCGAAGGAAAGGTGATCATCAACGCCACCCTCAACGACGCGGCGGACTCGCTGGAAGCGGAGGAAACCGTCAAGGCGCTGCGGGCCGGGGTGAAGGCCGTCGATCCCGGCGCCCTGGTGGGCGGCGTCACCGCTACGGCGCTGGACACCAACACCACCGCCCAGCACGACCTGGTGGTCATCATTCCGGTGGTCCTGGTGGTGATCCTCTTCATCCTGATGCTGCTGCTGCGCTCGATCGTGGCCCCGGTCCTGCTGGTGCTCTCCGTGGTGCTTTCCTACGCGGCGGCGCTCGGTGTGTCGGCCTTTGTCTTCAACAACATCCTTGGCTTCCCGGGCGCGGATGCGACGGTTCCGCTGTTTGGCTTCGTGTTCCTGGTGGCCCTGGGCGTGGACTACAACATCTTCCTGATGAGCCGGGTCCGTGAAGAGTCGCTCAAGCACGGCACCCGGCCCGGCATCCTCCGTGGCCTGGTGGTGACCGGAGGGGTCATCACCTCCGCGGGCGTGGTGCTCGCGGCCACATTTGCAGCGCTTGGCGTCATTCCCATCATGTTCCTGGTGCAGCTGGCGTTCATAGTGGCGTTCGGTGTGCTGCTGGACACCGTCCTGGTGCGCTCGCTGCTGGTGCCGGCCCTGGCCTACGACATCGGACCGAAGATCTGGTGGCCCAGCAAGCTGGGGCGCGCGGACGGCGGGAATGCAGCCCGGCCGCGGGAGCCCGGCGTCGAGCCGCTGGAAGAAGTGCCCAGCCGCTGA
- a CDS encoding MarR family transcriptional regulator — protein MARKTSAGAAPGPSGGPPGGPPHPLIRLLQEFTMEANRYVDVAGGRKDMHRTDMNALAVIMRHTAAGSVVTPGVLRKELNLSSPATTALIDRLDHSGHIVRERNSTDRRQVQLKMTPKAFQDGGAVFAPLAQHMGSAMADFSQDELETVTRFMTAMVEATVAARSESADS, from the coding sequence ATGGCACGCAAGACGTCAGCTGGCGCGGCACCAGGACCATCCGGCGGCCCTCCCGGTGGTCCGCCACACCCGCTGATCCGCCTCCTGCAGGAGTTCACCATGGAGGCCAACCGCTATGTGGATGTCGCCGGCGGCAGGAAGGACATGCACCGCACGGACATGAATGCCCTCGCCGTCATCATGCGGCACACGGCCGCCGGGAGCGTGGTGACGCCCGGGGTCCTGCGCAAAGAGCTGAACCTGAGCTCGCCTGCCACCACCGCCCTCATCGACCGACTGGACCACTCGGGGCATATCGTGCGCGAGCGGAACAGCACGGACCGGCGCCAGGTCCAGCTGAAGATGACCCCCAAGGCCTTCCAGGACGGGGGCGCTGTCTTCGCTCCCCTGGCCCAGCACATGGGCAGCGCCATGGCGGACTTCTCGCAAGACGAGCTGGAAACAGTCACACGCTTCATGACCGCAATGGTGGAGGCCACGGTGGCTGCCCGGAGCGAGTCCGCCGATAGCTAG
- a CDS encoding phytase: protein MTLKSRLAAALTVGGLLSGLLAGLGAPAAKAAVAQVNATVETAPMHGTGDAADDAAIWIHPTDPSKSTIIGTDKSTDGHGLVVYDLSGRELFYYPDGRMNNVDVRYNFPLGSSRVGLVGVSNRVRSLDFYKVNEADRSLTKVGSFAPTSNIATPRGFSFYHSPDTGKYFAYVTDVGKVEQWELDGSTGSVTGKLVRSWTVSGPAHTEGLVADDEMKRLYIAQEDIGGIWRYGAEPGDSTAGTKVVSTTENGGDIVQDIKGISIYYGSGGAGYLLAASQGSNRFHVYSRDDNRPLGAFAIPAGNGIDAVTGMDGIDVTNFGVGGPFPQGFFVTQDTSNDTGKQNFKLVPWQSIAAAYVPALLVDAAYDPRKIGAGTSTPPPPGDTTPPETTITSGPPATTTSTSASFAFTSSEANSTFQCSLDGAARTACTSPQTYSGLAVASHNFSVWATDAAGNTDATAATQAWSVTSGNTGGGGTIVRESVSQAVNTTATTTLRIPKPANVAQGDLLVSCVSLTGGTIATSGVPAGWTVLASVTNIANPKVYGYYKVATGTEPADYAWTTSSTTSGGGIARYSGASGPDTAATSGSGAAASSGTIPAVATTAANAMLVGCMSVNSSSVTLTSPAGMSQAVETGARRFEVADGIQAAAGPSGAKTWNFSAAREWAGWLVALRPKAP, encoded by the coding sequence GTGACGCTCAAATCGAGGTTGGCTGCCGCATTGACGGTAGGCGGACTGCTGTCCGGACTGCTCGCGGGACTGGGTGCCCCGGCGGCAAAAGCGGCCGTGGCACAGGTGAATGCGACGGTGGAAACTGCCCCAATGCACGGAACGGGGGACGCTGCGGACGACGCAGCGATCTGGATCCATCCCACCGACCCGTCGAAGAGCACCATCATCGGCACGGACAAGAGCACGGATGGCCACGGTCTGGTGGTCTATGACCTGTCGGGCCGGGAACTGTTCTATTACCCCGATGGGCGGATGAACAATGTGGACGTCCGCTACAACTTTCCCCTCGGCAGCAGCCGAGTGGGCCTGGTGGGTGTCAGCAACCGGGTCCGGAGCCTTGACTTCTACAAGGTCAACGAGGCCGACCGTTCGCTCACCAAGGTGGGCAGCTTTGCGCCGACCTCCAACATCGCCACACCCCGCGGGTTCTCCTTCTATCACTCGCCGGACACCGGCAAGTACTTTGCCTACGTTACTGACGTTGGCAAGGTCGAGCAGTGGGAGCTTGACGGCTCCACCGGATCGGTCACCGGCAAGCTCGTGCGCAGCTGGACTGTAAGCGGCCCCGCCCACACCGAGGGCCTGGTGGCCGACGACGAGATGAAGCGGCTCTACATTGCGCAGGAGGATATCGGCGGAATCTGGCGGTACGGGGCTGAACCCGGGGATTCAACCGCGGGGACGAAGGTTGTCAGCACCACCGAGAACGGCGGGGACATCGTCCAGGACATCAAGGGCATCAGCATCTACTACGGCAGCGGGGGCGCCGGCTACCTGCTGGCAGCAAGCCAGGGCTCCAACCGGTTCCACGTCTACTCCCGCGACGACAACCGGCCATTGGGGGCCTTCGCCATCCCGGCCGGTAACGGAATCGATGCTGTCACGGGCATGGACGGCATAGACGTCACCAACTTCGGGGTTGGGGGCCCGTTCCCCCAGGGTTTCTTTGTCACCCAGGACACCAGCAACGACACCGGCAAGCAGAACTTCAAGCTCGTACCATGGCAGTCCATCGCAGCCGCCTACGTACCTGCCCTGCTCGTCGATGCGGCCTACGACCCCCGGAAGATCGGGGCCGGCACCTCCACTCCGCCTCCGCCGGGGGACACCACGCCGCCCGAGACAACCATCACTTCCGGACCGCCCGCGACAACGACGTCGACCAGTGCCTCCTTCGCATTCACCTCGAGTGAGGCCAATTCAACCTTCCAGTGCAGCCTGGACGGGGCGGCGCGGACAGCGTGCACCTCGCCACAGACGTACTCAGGACTGGCGGTTGCATCGCATAACTTCAGCGTGTGGGCCACCGACGCCGCCGGCAATACGGACGCCACGGCGGCCACGCAGGCCTGGAGCGTCACCTCCGGCAACACCGGCGGCGGCGGCACCATCGTCCGCGAGTCAGTGAGCCAGGCCGTGAACACCACGGCAACCACCACCCTCAGGATCCCCAAGCCGGCCAATGTCGCCCAGGGCGACCTGCTGGTCAGCTGCGTGTCCCTCACGGGCGGTACCATCGCAACGTCAGGTGTCCCCGCCGGGTGGACAGTGCTGGCATCGGTGACCAATATCGCGAACCCCAAGGTCTACGGCTACTACAAAGTCGCCACCGGGACCGAGCCGGCGGATTATGCCTGGACCACCTCTTCGACGACGAGCGGGGGAGGCATCGCCAGGTATTCCGGCGCCTCAGGGCCCGACACCGCTGCCACGTCCGGCTCGGGCGCGGCGGCATCGTCGGGAACCATTCCAGCGGTGGCCACCACGGCCGCGAACGCGATGCTTGTGGGATGCATGAGCGTCAACTCAAGCTCCGTGACCCTGACTTCGCCGGCCGGGATGTCCCAGGCAGTGGAAACCGGTGCGCGCCGCTTCGAAGTTGCGGATGGCATCCAGGCGGCAGCGGGGCCAAGCGGGGCGAAGACGTGGAACTTCAGTGCGGCCCGCGAGTGGGCCGGGTGGCTGGTGGCGCTTCGACCCAAGGCGCCTTAG
- a CDS encoding methyltransferase domain-containing protein, which yields MSAQQPEDDVYTHGHHESVVRAHAARTAENSAAFVLPHLTPGKSLLDVGCGPGTITCDFAALVSPGKVTGLDRSPDIIAQAQALATEREVPNVEFVAGNIYDLDFADETFDVVHAHQVLQHLTDPVEALREMRRVAKPGGIVAVRDADFHGMSWYPAIPELDEWMDLYQRIARRNGAEPDAGRRLVSWAQAAGFTDVAPTSSNWLYATSQQRRWQARVWGERVLHSAFAEQALEYGFANPADLARISAGWHRWGSTDDGWFLIPNGEVIARA from the coding sequence ATGAGTGCGCAGCAGCCTGAAGACGACGTTTACACGCACGGCCACCACGAATCGGTGGTCCGCGCCCATGCCGCCCGTACCGCCGAAAACTCCGCGGCGTTTGTCCTCCCGCACCTCACGCCTGGTAAGTCGCTGCTCGATGTGGGCTGCGGCCCCGGCACCATCACCTGCGACTTCGCCGCCCTGGTCAGCCCCGGCAAGGTCACGGGCCTGGACCGCTCACCTGACATCATCGCCCAGGCGCAGGCCCTCGCCACCGAGCGGGAAGTACCCAACGTTGAATTCGTTGCCGGCAACATCTACGACCTCGACTTCGCCGACGAAACGTTCGACGTCGTCCACGCCCACCAGGTGCTCCAGCACCTGACCGATCCCGTTGAGGCCCTCAGGGAGATGCGGAGGGTGGCCAAGCCCGGCGGCATCGTGGCAGTGCGCGACGCCGACTTCCACGGCATGAGCTGGTACCCCGCCATTCCGGAACTGGACGAGTGGATGGACCTGTACCAGCGGATTGCCCGCCGGAACGGTGCAGAACCCGACGCCGGGCGGCGGCTGGTCAGCTGGGCACAGGCTGCGGGATTCACCGACGTCGCCCCCACCAGCAGCAACTGGCTTTACGCCACCTCGCAGCAGCGGCGCTGGCAGGCGCGCGTCTGGGGTGAGCGGGTGCTCCACTCAGCCTTCGCCGAGCAGGCGCTGGAGTACGGGTTTGCCAACCCGGCCGACCTTGCCCGTATCTCTGCAGGCTGGCACCGCTGGGGCTCCACGGACGACGGATGGTTCCTGATCCCAAACGGTGAGGTCATCGCCCGGGCCTGA
- a CDS encoding LysE family transporter, with protein MQFSLWLALAGAGALISFTPGAGAINTMSNSLNAGFRRSIWGILGQQAALMVHVLIVALGVGVLVASSPLAFNVIRYAGAAYLVYLGIRQFLSKPTVAQEQAAALRNEPAWSIFRRGFWVNLLNPKAIVFFLAFTPQFIRPDLPLFTQYAVLTATIVVIDILVMWFFFAAAARSFQRFTNTEQGQMVLSRVFGVLFVGVGILLALIH; from the coding sequence GTGCAATTTTCCCTCTGGCTGGCCCTGGCAGGTGCCGGCGCCCTGATCAGCTTCACCCCGGGCGCCGGGGCCATCAACACCATGAGCAACTCGCTGAACGCGGGGTTCCGCCGGTCCATCTGGGGAATCCTGGGCCAGCAGGCTGCGCTGATGGTGCACGTCCTGATCGTGGCCCTGGGCGTCGGGGTGCTGGTGGCCAGTTCCCCCCTTGCCTTCAACGTGATCCGTTACGCGGGCGCGGCCTATCTGGTGTACCTGGGCATCCGCCAGTTCCTGAGCAAGCCCACGGTGGCCCAGGAGCAGGCAGCTGCCCTTCGTAACGAACCCGCGTGGTCCATTTTCCGGCGCGGCTTCTGGGTCAATCTGTTGAACCCGAAGGCGATCGTGTTCTTCCTCGCCTTCACTCCCCAGTTCATCCGGCCCGACCTGCCCCTGTTCACCCAGTACGCCGTGTTGACGGCAACAATCGTTGTCATCGACATCCTGGTGATGTGGTTCTTCTTTGCGGCGGCTGCCAGGTCATTCCAGCGCTTCACCAACACGGAACAGGGCCAAATGGTCCTCAGCAGGGTGTTCGGTGTCCTGTTCGTGGGTGTGGGTATCCTGCTGGCCCTGATCCACTGA
- a CDS encoding low molecular weight protein-tyrosine-phosphatase: MNSASSAYRVITVCTGNICRSPMAELMLKAALEREGLDGLVEVDSAGTTGYEAGRPIDPRAARRLAATQLASDHHVAREWEPGWFRERDLILALDIDHYAWLTEAAPDQESLDKIRMLRSFDPTMAERDRLDQGIEDPWYGGHADFDAVWHQIHAALPGLVQHIRSAVLRNTQLQPH; this comes from the coding sequence ATGAACTCAGCGTCGAGCGCATATCGCGTCATCACCGTCTGCACGGGCAATATCTGCCGGTCCCCCATGGCCGAGCTCATGCTCAAGGCAGCGCTTGAACGCGAGGGCCTTGACGGCCTGGTGGAGGTGGACTCCGCCGGCACCACCGGTTACGAAGCGGGCCGGCCCATTGATCCCCGCGCCGCCCGCCGGCTCGCCGCAACCCAGCTGGCCTCGGACCACCACGTGGCCCGCGAGTGGGAACCCGGGTGGTTCCGCGAGCGCGACCTGATCCTGGCCCTGGACATCGACCACTACGCGTGGCTCACCGAGGCGGCGCCGGACCAGGAATCCCTGGACAAGATCCGGATGCTCCGCAGCTTCGATCCCACCATGGCGGAGCGGGACCGCCTGGATCAGGGCATCGAGGACCCCTGGTACGGCGGCCACGCGGATTTCGACGCCGTCTGGCACCAGATCCATGCAGCCCTGCCCGGCCTGGTCCAGCACATCAGGTCCGCGGTCCTTCGGAACACCCAGCTGCAGCCGCACTAG
- the pabB gene encoding aminodeoxychorismate synthase component I encodes MSPPPVIIAIDGRSGAGKTTLAVELAARLRAHHKVSLFHLEDIYPGWDGLAAGIERYVSTVLTPLSRGQAASWTSWDWANHYDGGARVTLPAEIVIVEGVGAAAEAARPMLGAVIWAESPDDVRRTRALERDGATYEPYWDLWAAQEEEWLGRDDVPGHADLRVRNLADGSAPADLLQLLPYLPALAPVLAPELSARRGLRLHAERIEAAPDAPTLFHSLYGGSGNAVWLDSSNTGSGPDSTDPVQRTAAERSRFSIMADDGGTFGQCVTHRGGVSRISAGSSTANVPGPFFRWLDTVWGRRAVRTPEGYPGEFTLGWLGCLGYELKRETGGSDLSAPTPDAALIFAGRAVVLDHAEGTAWLLALEAPDAGGWLVEARAAVETAADPTQEAGGSTGVVRPTTPPTFRSRDTGERYREKIAAAQHQIAQGNTYEVCLTTTLEATVPAGSLDPWATYLSLRSRNPAPFASYLRLGNVAVASTSPERFLKIGSDGGMRAEPIKGTRRRAADPQEDSRLRTDLATSVKDRAENIMIVDLLRNDLSHFAMPGSVTVSRLCAIESYATVHQMVSTIDAHLLPGAPRAEAVAACFPAGSMTGAPKISTMAILDDLEAGPRGLYSGAIGYFSLNAAADLAVAIRTLVVSTAGDGTAELSLGVGGAITSDSDPDDEYEEIRTKAYGVLSTLGAEFPED; translated from the coding sequence ATGAGCCCACCCCCCGTCATCATCGCCATCGACGGGCGCTCCGGCGCAGGCAAGACCACCCTCGCCGTCGAGCTCGCGGCCCGGCTCCGGGCGCACCACAAGGTCTCGCTGTTCCACCTTGAGGACATCTACCCGGGCTGGGACGGACTGGCGGCGGGCATTGAACGCTACGTCTCCACGGTCCTCACCCCGCTGAGCCGGGGGCAGGCGGCCTCCTGGACCAGCTGGGACTGGGCTAACCACTACGACGGCGGCGCCCGGGTGACGCTGCCTGCGGAGATCGTCATCGTTGAGGGAGTGGGGGCCGCCGCCGAGGCCGCCCGCCCCATGCTGGGCGCGGTGATCTGGGCGGAATCCCCGGACGACGTCCGGCGGACCCGGGCACTGGAGCGCGACGGCGCAACATATGAACCGTACTGGGACCTGTGGGCAGCCCAGGAGGAAGAGTGGCTGGGCCGCGACGACGTCCCCGGCCACGCGGACCTCCGCGTCCGGAACCTCGCCGACGGCTCAGCCCCCGCGGACCTCCTCCAGCTCCTCCCCTACCTGCCCGCCCTGGCTCCGGTCCTCGCCCCCGAGTTGTCAGCCCGCCGCGGCCTTCGCCTTCATGCCGAGCGCATTGAAGCCGCCCCGGACGCACCCACCCTGTTCCACTCACTGTATGGCGGCTCTGGCAACGCCGTCTGGCTGGACTCCTCCAACACAGGCAGCGGACCGGACAGCACGGATCCTGTACAGCGGACTGCCGCAGAGCGCAGCCGGTTCAGCATCATGGCGGACGACGGCGGCACATTCGGCCAGTGCGTCACGCACCGTGGCGGTGTGAGCCGGATCAGCGCCGGCTCGTCCACTGCCAACGTTCCCGGCCCCTTCTTCCGCTGGCTCGACACCGTCTGGGGCCGCCGGGCGGTGCGGACCCCCGAGGGCTACCCCGGCGAATTCACCCTGGGCTGGCTGGGCTGCCTGGGGTATGAGCTGAAACGCGAAACCGGCGGCAGCGATCTTTCCGCGCCCACGCCGGACGCAGCCCTGATCTTCGCGGGCCGAGCGGTGGTCCTGGACCACGCCGAAGGCACGGCCTGGCTCCTGGCCCTGGAGGCACCGGACGCCGGCGGGTGGCTGGTGGAGGCGCGGGCAGCCGTGGAAACCGCCGCGGACCCAACGCAGGAAGCCGGCGGCAGCACCGGCGTCGTGCGTCCCACCACACCGCCCACTTTCCGCAGCCGGGACACCGGGGAACGGTACCGGGAGAAGATTGCCGCCGCACAGCATCAGATCGCCCAGGGAAACACCTACGAAGTGTGCCTGACCACCACCCTCGAAGCCACTGTCCCGGCCGGCTCGCTGGATCCATGGGCCACCTACCTGTCGCTCCGCAGCAGGAACCCGGCCCCGTTCGCCAGTTACCTCCGGCTGGGAAACGTTGCCGTGGCCAGCACCTCGCCCGAGCGGTTCCTGAAGATAGGGTCCGACGGCGGAATGCGCGCCGAACCGATCAAGGGCACCCGGCGCCGGGCTGCCGACCCGCAGGAGGACAGCCGCCTGCGGACGGACCTGGCCACCTCCGTCAAGGACAGGGCCGAGAACATCATGATCGTGGACCTGCTGCGCAACGACCTCAGCCACTTTGCCATGCCTGGCTCCGTTACGGTCAGCAGGCTTTGCGCCATCGAGAGCTACGCCACCGTCCACCAGATGGTCAGCACCATCGACGCCCACCTCCTGCCCGGAGCACCACGGGCAGAGGCGGTGGCGGCCTGCTTCCCGGCCGGCTCCATGACGGGGGCTCCGAAGATCAGCACCATGGCCATCCTTGACGACCTGGAGGCAGGGCCGCGGGGGCTCTATTCAGGTGCCATCGGCTACTTCTCGCTCAACGCGGCGGCGGATCTCGCCGTCGCCATCAGGACCCTGGTGGTCAGCACGGCTGGCGACGGAACCGCGGAACTGTCGCTCGGCGTCGGCGGTGCCATCACCTCGGACTCCGACCCGGACGACGAATATGAGGAGATCCGCACCAAGGCCTACGGGGTGCTCTCCACCCTGGGGGCGGAGTTTCCCGAAGACTGA